Sequence from the Panicum virgatum strain AP13 chromosome 5N, P.virgatum_v5, whole genome shotgun sequence genome:
TCTAGCATGCTTGAACTTTGGAATCTCATGGATACACCACTTGAAgagcagcagatgttccagaATGTAACGTGCAATATTGCTGCTTCAGAACATGAAATAACTGAGCCCAACACCCTCTCCATTGACTTCCTCAGCTATGTGAGTCCATTGTTGTGCAGAGATTGTTCTCATGCCACTATTGCTATTGTTTTTTCTGTTGAGAGAAGAATTATCTGAGATTATATCTTGATATTAAATGTAGGTGGAATCTGAAGTATTAAGGCTTGAACAATTGAAATCGAGCAAGATGAAAGACCTCGTTCTGAAAAAGAAGACAGAACTGGAAGAGCATAGGAGACGTGCTCATCTGATTGGTGAGGAAGGTTATGCAGCTGAATTTAGCACTGAGGCTATTGAGGCAGGTAAATATCATATCCTTGTTTTTTAACGACTTGTGTCCAGTAAAAATTTGTTGTTGGCCTGCAAATATAGTCACATGATATCCCTGTTTTAAAAAACGTTTTAAAActacgtttaatcttgattaaactctaaactttggcctagcgttgcgtttaatcacaaTGTCGTttaatctacgtttaatcacaaaaaactctaaaccataggctagcgttcacctagcgtctagcgttttttaaaACCTTTGATAATTGATAACTAGCTCATCCACATtgtaattctttttttttacaggAGCTGTTGATCCTGCGCTGGTGCTGGAACAAATTGAGTCTCACATTGCTTCAGTGAAAGAGGAAGCTTTTAGCCGAAAGGAtattcttgagaaggttgaaaGATGGCTGAATGCATGTGAGGAGGAAGCGTGGTTGGAAGATTACAACAAAGTAAGAATGATTGTAAACTGTATATACAATTCTGCGACCTATTTTTGTTTAATAGACGGTTACAGTTCTCTGACCTATTTTTGCTTAGGATGACAACCGTTATAATGCTGGTAGGGGGGCCCATCTGACACTCAAGAGAGCGGAGAAGGCTCGTATTTTGGTAAACAAGATCCCAGGTAATGTTGCTTAGTAAGATATCTATTACAGGTTCACTAATTCTGCTCTGTTCATAGAATGCGTTGATTCTTCCACCATAATTGCAACCAATTTACCATTTTTATGTCTTGAACAGGAATGGTAGATGTTTTGACCACGAAAATCCATGCttgggagaaagaaagagaaaaggagttCACATATGATGGTGTAAGTTTTTCTTACCCTCACCCTTCTTTCTTGGATTCTTAACTCTTTTACATTTTGCTAAAATATTATTTGTGCAACCAACATAtggttttcatgcaatattttCAGGTCCGCCCATTGTCAATGCTTGAAGAGTACATGATCGTTCGCCAGGAGAAAGAGCTAGAGAAGAAGAGGCAAAGGGTATATTATGCTTGTGCACAATATTTCATTATTTCTACATGGCATATATACCATCTGCTTTAACTGTAGTTAATATGTTGTAACACCTGAATGTAATTGCAGGATCAGAAGAAAATCCAGGATCAAATCAAAGCTGAGCAGGAAGCACTCTACGGATCAAAACCTAGTCCATCAAAGCCTCAAAGTACAAAGAAGATGCCTAGGAACTCCATGGGTGGTGCAAACCGAAGGCTGTCTCTTGGTGGAGCCACAATGCAGGCCCCGAAGACAGACATACTGCATTCGAAGACTGCTCGTGCTGCCAAGAAGACTGAAGATTTGGGCACTCTATCTCCTAGTAAGCTTCATTGTCCATTCAGCTACAGGAATTCTGctgtttatttttcattttactTTTGCACAGCTCTGAGGCTACCTAGCACTTTCAGGTAGTAGAGGCTTGGACATTGCTGGTCTTCCCATCAAGAAGTTAACTTTCAACGCAAGTACTCAGCGTGAGGCAGAAACACCTCGCAAGCCTTTTGCCCAGATCATGCCAGGAAACAGTCTCCCTTCGACGCCTGCTCAACCCATCTCCAATGACACCGAGGAAGAGAACAAAACCCCCAAGACATTTGCAACGCTCAATCCCAAAACGCCGATGACGATGACGGCTCCGATGCAGGTGGCGATGACACCTGCAGTGGCTAACAAGGTCATAGCCACTCCTGTCTCCCTTTTCCAGGAGAAGCCAGAGCAGCCGATGCTGCCGGAGGAGATTGAGTACTCGTTTGAAGAGAGGCGGCTCGCCGTTTACCTTGCCAGGCAAGTGGCTTAGCTCCGTCACTTGCCCAGGGCGTCCTAAAATCCCAGTCATTACGTAGTTGAAGGTCGAACTGACTGCCATTTCTCGTCAGAGGCCAATGGTGTACTTGTCTGTTGGTCGACAATAGTCGGCCTTTTCGCGCATTGCCGTACTTTTCTGATTCACAGCCATATTTGGTACAACCAGTAAAGGAGTTCTACACTTGTGAGCTTGTGCTCCGTGCCGCCATTGGTTATCCTAAGTTGTATAGCTTCATCCGGTTGCATCGTCGATGACCTGTTACTCTAATTATTATTTCTGTTTACAGTCATCCAAATGCCCTGTCCCCCCATGTGTTTCCTGCTCTCAAATCTTCTGGATGATATTGGTTTGGTCGGCAAGAATCGTCATCCTGGAAGCAGTCGTAGTCTGTCATTGTGCGATCTCAAAATTTCTTGTAATCCAACCCCGGTTTAAAATAGTTAACATAATGGCATTGACCAGTGTTTCTGTATAACTCGCCATGCAGGAACAAGCTCGTCGATAAACTATCCGCCACAAATTAGTAGATGCGATTGGACAGTTGGGCAAACAGCACTTGTGGTGCTACCAAACCATGGAACGCACGGACTCACCGGGTCACTGGTCGTTACCCAGTGCGCTGGCCACGAAGGACTAGCTAGGCACGTAGCCTTTTTGTGTCCCCTCATTTTCCCAAACATTTCCGTTGACACAACGCAGCAGATAGTAACGGCCACTGTCCGTTGACACCCAGACTCGAAGACCAGCAGCGACGAGTCATGGCCGCAGATCGGTGATCAGCCATCAGTGCGCCGTCTCTTTCGGTAACCCGACCTTGGCGAGCTAATGCATTTTTCCCGCAAGTCATAGTCACCAGCAGGTgatctttcgaaaaaaaaaaacgAAGTCACCAGCAGGTCCAGCAAAAGCCGGCGCCATGGGGCTGGCACCCATCCCATAATCACACGCCCCAGGAACTGGTTGGAAGTGCTTGCCCTGCTGATGATTGTAACAACCGccacgcggacagtccgcgaggtaacggcggacagtccgcgaggcgacgcccagatatttatctggatgaTCGTGGGACCCATCTGtcattcctctcttcctcctcttttcTTCCAGAGCCGAGCGGACCTTGTGCCCTCACCCCAACGGAGCCCCTCaccgtcgatctccctcctccgcccaccagacctcgattcctcgcgcaggaaccttcctcggcacctcctccaccttccccaaacTCTAGACCGGCTTCTCCCCGGCCGGAATCTTTCCACCACCGCCGGACACCATtggaggtgcttgaagcttgctcCGCCGTtgatccgcctctccggtcgtcctccactcgaaccgactgcgggaatggattcgtggtgagttccttaTGCTTCATAGCCTTTTCCCCTTAAATGgcctgtcgccggcgccggagcacggg
This genomic interval carries:
- the LOC120675287 gene encoding 65-kDa microtubule-associated protein 3-like isoform X2 gives rise to the protein MSSAVKDQLQQMSTTCDSLLLELNVIWDEVGEPHSARDRMLLELEQECLEVYRRKVDLANRCRAQLRQAIAEAEAELAGICSGMGEPPIHVRQSNQKLHGLREELNAIVPYLEEMRQKKVERWDQFVDVMDQIKKVASEIRPADFVPFKVPVDQSDLSLRKLEELTKELQSLQKEKSDRLKQVMEHLNTLHSLCEVLGIDFKQTVYEVHPSLGEADGSKNLSNSTIERLASAVNGLREMKVQRMQKLQDLASSMLELWNLMDTPLEEQQMFQNVTCNIAASEHEITEPNTLSIDFLSYVESEVLRLEQLKSSKMKDLVLKKKTELEEHRRRAHLIGEEGYAAEFSTEAIEAGAVDPALVLEQIESHIASVKEEAFSRKDILEKVERWLNACEEEAWLEDYNKDDNRYNAGRGAHLTLKRAEKARILVNKIPGMVDVLTTKIHAWEKEREKEFTYDGVRPLSMLEEYMIVRQEKELEKKRQRDQKKIQDQIKAEQEALYGSKPSPSKPQSTKKMPRNSMGGANRRLSLGGATMQAPKTDILHSKTARAAKKTEDLGTLSPSSRGLDIAGLPIKKLTFNASTQREAETPRKPFAQIMPGNSLPSTPAQPISNDTEEENKTPKTFATLNPKTPMTMTAPMQVAMTPAVANKVIATPVSLFQEKPEQPMLPEEIEYSFEERRLAVYLARQVA
- the LOC120675287 gene encoding 65-kDa microtubule-associated protein 3-like isoform X1 is translated as MSSAVKDQLQQMSTTCDSLLLELNVIWDEVGEPHSARDRMLLELEQECLEVYRRKVDLANRCRAQLRQAIAEAEAELAGICSGMGEPPIHVRQSNQKLHGLREELNAIVPYLEEMRQKKVERWDQFVDVMDQIKKVASEIRPADFVPFKVPVDQSDLSLRKLEELTKELQSLQKEKSDRLKQVMEHLNTLHSLCEVLGIDFKQTVYEVHPSLGEADGSKNLSNSTIERLASAVNGLREMKVQRMQKLQDLASSMLELWNLMDTPLEEQQMFQNVTCNIAASEHEITEPNTLSIDFLSYVESEVLRLEQLKSSKMKDLVLKKKTELEEHRRRAHLIGEEGYAAEFSTEAIEAGAVDPALVLEQIESHIASVKEEAFSRKDILEKVERWLNACEEEAWLEDYNKDDNRYNAGRGAHLTLKRAEKARILVNKIPGMVDVLTTKIHAWEKEREKEFTYDGVRPLSMLEEYMIVRQEKELEKKRQRDQKKIQDQIKAEQEALYGSKPSPSKPQSTKKMPRNSMGGANRRLSLGGATMQAPKTDILHSKTARAAKKTEDLGTLSPTLSGSRGLDIAGLPIKKLTFNASTQREAETPRKPFAQIMPGNSLPSTPAQPISNDTEEENKTPKTFATLNPKTPMTMTAPMQVAMTPAVANKVIATPVSLFQEKPEQPMLPEEIEYSFEERRLAVYLARQVA